The following are encoded together in the Coffea arabica cultivar ET-39 chromosome 1c, Coffea Arabica ET-39 HiFi, whole genome shotgun sequence genome:
- the LOC113727560 gene encoding WUSCHEL-related homeobox 3, with protein MSPSNSTRWCPTPEQLMILEEMYRGGIRTPNASQIQRITAHLSFYGKIEGKNVFYWFQNHKARERQKLRRKLSKQPYQQQLLQEQLCLHRCHNQENKFLSSNESPPPALHQLSLDKSADYLHPGGVGSAAAHMTSCTWKRDLPNMYELQNTSMMRSYGDDWMMMMLKMRDAGPTHYPSCCSSNRPLKTLELFPITTQNGKDHQATTSNPSRNSYL; from the exons atgtcTCCGTCAAATTCAACCAGATGGTGTCCAACCCCAGAGCAGCTGATGATTTTGGAGGAAATGTATAGAGGAGGCATAAGAACACCAAATGCTTCTCAAATACAAAGGATCACGGCCCACCTTTCTTTCTATGGCAAAATCGAGGGGAAGAATGTATTTTACTGGTTTCAGAACCACAAAGCCAGGGAGAGACAGAAGCTAAGAAGGAAACTGAGCAAGCAACCATACCAACAACAACTATTACAGGAGCAGCTGTGCCTCCATCGATGCCATaatcaagaaaacaagtttCTTAGCTCAAATGAATCTCCTCCTCCTGCTCTGCATCAGCTATCCCTCGACAAGTCAGCTGATTATCTTCATCCG GGTGGAGTTGGCAGTGCAGCAGCACATATGACCAGCTGCACATGGAAGAGGGATCTTCCAAACATGTACGAATTGCAAAATACTAGCATGATGAGAAGTTATGGTGATGAttggatgatgatgatgttgaAGATGAGAGACGCGGGTCCTACTCATTATCCCTCTTGCTGCAGCAGTAATAGACCCCTGAAAACCCTAGAACTCTTTCCCATCACAACCCAAAATGGCAAGGATCATCAGGCCACCACTTCCAACCCTAGCCGTAACTCATACTTGTGA
- the LOC140036188 gene encoding uncharacterized protein gives MAIEKNNFKVSRFDSEFSPHSRDTNTMLSSEDEEFQRRNLSAVDSDDDDEDDDFDDCDSGAGSDDIDLLEFGEAGEEFCQVGDQTCSIPVELYDLSGLHDVLNMDVWNEVLSEEERYSLTQYLPDMDQETFMRTLMELLTGCNLHFGSPIDKLFDMLKGGLSEPRVALYRQGLNFFQRRQHYHLLRKHQNAMVSNLCQMKDAWLNCKGYSIEEKLQVLNIMKSQNSLMYDKMEELKSDSSEMEESGDGTWGKLAKDRKLGQKLARQSGYGIASASDFPSHGRQLALEPPKAGKQNKKGNLKLGGSKSAMAKELPGGFSLAHHGMDLKSGPYGPALPLSHHYRVAGFDPGAAFHSRDQMEADDYENESMYEVSVHRDQNFSRAGVSSKGGTFKMGKRHDEPLRVEEYTDNFMGLPKNNLHLYGRNNTVNQLSDIKVLTSKPLNARIPYDLGKKVKNVGNFLHHGSEDQMIYGKGRIPNLLLKGSHTEMLDGKEPFWLGTGQGGPFSAEQSYKYGDWNGKSKKWKMGRDSPELGVDNRFIDSEYQPKPLQERVRSSSMQNGGRGMAKFKGVRDFAKKDDTESDSSEQIDEDEDDNPLMRSKWAYPSGISDLKVGRNSKKSKLFKKDAKDGIWTLDGSSHSTRQMSDSGEHLRMIKNGNHNWRAEQKGKMHDIGQVNPYIRDLGRNYFSGSGQLTGEDDWQQMYKLGRNDHIQEDQSERLHIPIFKSPHLERRRKGELYRDYGVPQSNFLQDNDLEEDDDSLLIKSLAGHAKVSARLGKKAQVNETYAGNHHEKSDIQLIGCNSNAKKRKVKDDVTYLDERENTSYFPYDSQLQMDDADSSKKRGKKKLGEDTVMLEKGINEVPNTEMEVEDVEPDIKPQKKHFTPITPTVHTGFSFSVIHLLSAVRMAMITQIPEDSLEVGKHLDQTEGAAIVNEDQDIRQDSSNGNHPQADLDVSKLAASSQLNVPSLTVQEIVNRVRSNPGDPCILETQEPLQDLVRGVLKIFSSKTAPLGAKGWKSLVVYEKTNKSWSWIGPVNHSPSDNEAVEEVTSPDAWGLPHKMLVKLVDSFANWLKNGQETLQQIGSLPAPPLTLMQFNLDEKERFKDLRAQKSLTTISPSCEEVRSYFRKEEVLRYSIPDRAFAYTAIDGKKSIVAPLRRCGGKPTSKARDHFMLKRDRPPHVTILCLVRDAAARLPGSIGTRADVCTLIRDSQYIVEDVSDAQVNQVVSGALDRLHYERDPCVQFDGERKLWVYLHREREEEDFEDDGTSSTKKWKRQRKEANEPSEQGSVTVAFHGPGEQSGFDLSSDLNIEPSCTDDDKKPEITYYDAMDNVEENVETCHGTEQGADHSGSTPLVWDSLGLNPLQENNLLCQENSTNEDFDDEIFGREPPA, from the coding sequence ATGGCGATTGAGAAGAATAACTTTAAGGTTTCGAGATTTGATTCAGAGTTTTCGCCACATAGTAGAGATACTAACACTATGTTGTCAAGTGAGGATGAGGAGTTTCAGAGGCGAAACTTGAGTGCTGTTGattctgatgatgatgatgaagatgatgattttGATGACTGTGATTCTGGGGCTGGCTCGGATGACATTGATTTACTTGAATTTGGTGAAGCTGGGGAGGAGTTTTGCCAGGTTGGTGATCAAACCTGCAGCATTCCAGTTGAGTTGTATGATCTTTCCGGGCTGCATGATGTGTTGAATATGGATGTGTGGAACGAGGTCTTGAGTGAGGAAGAAAGATACAGTCTTACTCAGTATTTACCTGACATGGACCAAGAGACTTTTATGCGGACTTTAATGGAGCTCCTTACTGGGTGTAATTTGCATTTTGGAAGTCCTATTGATAAGTTGTTTGACATGTTGAAGGGAGGGTTGTCTGAGCCGAGGGTGGCTTTGTATCGGCAGGGTTTGAATTTCTTTCAGAGAAGGCAGCATTACCATCTCTTGCGGAAGCATCAGAATGCAATGGTGAGCAATCTTTGTCAAATGAAAGACGCTTGGTTGAATTGCAAAGGGTATAGCATTGAGGAAAAGCTTCAAGTTCTGAACATAATGAAGAGCCAAAATAGCTTGATGTATGACAAGATGGAGGAATTAAAAAGTGACTCGTCTGAGATGGAGGAGTCAGGAGATGGTACATGGGGCAAACTGGCCAAGGATCGAAAGCTTGGGCAGAAACTTGCCCGACAGTCTGGATATGGCATTGCTTCGGCTTCGGATTTCCCATCTCATGGCAGGCAACTGGCTTTAGAACCACCAAAGGCTGGGAAGCAGAATAAAAAGGGAAATCTCAAGTTAGGGGGGTCTAAATCTGCAATGGCAAAAGAACTACCAGGTGGCTTTTCTTTGGCCCACCACGGGATGGATCTAAAATCTGGGCCTTATGGTCCAGCTCTGCCTCTTTCTCACCATTATCGAGTGGCAGGGTTTGATCCTGGGGCAGCATTCCACAGTAGGGATCAAATGGAAGCTGATGATTATGAAAATGAATCAATGTATGAAGTGTCTGTGCACAGAGATCAGAATTTCTCTCGGGCTGGGGTATCAAGCAAAGGAGGGACTTTCAAAATGGGGAAAAGACATGATGAACCTTTGAGAGTTGAAGAGTATACTGACAATTTTATGGGATTACCTAAGAACAATTTGCATTTGTATGGCAGGAACAACACTGTCAATCAATTATCAGACATCAAGGTTTTAACTTCAAAGCCACTTAATGCTAGGATTCCCTATGATCTTGGGAAAAAGGTCAAGAATGTTGGAAATTTTCTGCATCATGGTTCTGAAGATCAGATGATATATGGAAAGGGTCGAATACCAAATTTGTTACTGAAAGGAAGTCACACGGAAATGTTAGATGGGAAGGAACCCTTTTGGCTTGGTACAGGACAGGGAGGACCTTTCTCTGCTGAGCAATCATACAAGTATGGAGATTGGAATGGAAAAAGCAAGAAGTGGAAAATGGGTAGGGACTCTCCTGAGCTTGGAGTTGATAATCGATTTATTGATTCCGAGTATCAGCCAAAGCCATTGCAGGAAAGAGTCAGATCAAGTTCTATGCAAAATGGTGGGCGAGGTATGGCAAAGTTTAAAGGTGTCAGGGATTTTGCTAAGAAGGATGATACTGAATCTGATTCATCTGAGCAGATTGATGAAGATGAGGATGATAATCCCCTGATGAGGAGCAAGTGGGCTTACCCTAGTGGTATTTCTGATCTAAAAGTGGGCCGAAATTCGAAGAAGTCAAAACTTTTTAAGAAGGATGCAAAAGATGGGATCTGGACTCTTGATGGATCATCCCACTCCACAAGACAGATGTCTGATTCTGGTGAACATCTACGGATGATTAAAAATGGGAACCACAACTGGAGAGCTGAGCAGAAAGGCAAGATGCATGATATTGGTCAAGTTAATCCTTATATTAGAGATTTGGGCAGGAATTATTTCTCTGGATCTGGTCAACTAACTGGTGAGGATGATTGGCAGCAAATGTACAAGTTGGGAAGGAATGACCATATCCAAGAAGATCAGAGCGAAAGATTGCACATTCCCATCTTTAAGTCACCACATTTGGAGAGGAGGAGGAAAGGAGAATTGTACAGGGACTACGGCGTTCCCCAGTCAAATTTTCTGCAAGATAATGATCTTGAGGAGGATGATGATTCCCTTCTGATTAAGTCGTTGGCAGGGCATGCCAAGGTCTCTGCCAGGTTGGGGAAAAAAGCTCAAGTGAATGAAACATATGCTGGTAATCATCATGAAAAATCTGATATTCAATTGATAGGATGCAACTCTAATGCTAAGAAACGGAAAGTGAAGGATGATGTGACTTACCTGGATGAGAGAGAAAATACAAGTTATTTCCCCTATGATAGTCAATTGCAAATGGATGATGCTGATTCCTCAAAGAAGCGGGGGAAAAAGAAATTGGGGGAGGACACTGTTATGTTGGAAAAGGGAATCAATGAAGTACCTAATACAGAGATGGAAGTAGAAGATGTCGAGCCAGATATTAAACCGCAGAAAAAGCATTTCACTCCAATTACACCCACGGTTCATACCGGCTTTTCATTCTCAGTCATTCATCTTCTTTCAGCAGTTCGCATGGCAATGATTACTCAGATTCCAGAGGACTCTTTAGAGGTTGGAAAGCATCTTGATCAGACTGAGGGTGCCGCAATTGTCAACGAGGACCAAGATATAAGGCAGGATAGCTCCAATGGAAATCATCCACAGGCAGACTTGGATGTCAGTAAGCTTGCAGCTTCTTCACAACTGAACGTTCCTTCTCTCACTGTTCAGGAAATTGTTAACCGTGTTAGATCCAATCCTGGAGATCCCTGTATTCTTGAAACTCAAGAACCACTTCAGGATTTGGTCCGAGGTGTTCTGAAAATATTTTCATCCAAAACAGCACCTTTGGGAGCTAAAGGTTGGAAATCACTTGTTGTCTATGAAAAGACAAACAAAAGTTGGTCCTGGATTGGTCCTGTGAATCACAGTCCATCTGATAATGAGGCTGTCGAGGAGGTGACATCTCCAGATGCCTGGGGTCTTCCTCACAAGATGCTTGTCAAGTTAGTCGATTCTTTTGCTAATTGGCTGAAAAATGGTCAGGAGACACTGCAACAAATAGGAAGTTTACCGGCCCCACCATTGACACTGATGCAGTTCAATTTAGATGAGAAAGAACGGTTCAAGGACCTGAGAGCTCAGAAGAGTCTCACCACTATCAGCCCAAGTTGTGAAGAAGTAAGATCTTATTTCCGTAAAGAGGAGGTACTTAGGTATTCAATTCCAGACAGAGCCTTTGCTTATACAGCTATTGATGGTAAAAAATCAATCGTTGCCCCCTTGAGAAGATGTGGTGGCAAGCCAACATCGAAGGCCAGGGATCATTTTATGCTAAAACGTGATCGTCCTCCCCATGTTACTATTCTCTGTCTTGTAAGAGATGCAGCTGCTAGATTGCCAGGAAGCATTGGGACAAGGGCAGATGTTTGCACACTGATCAGAGACTCACAGTATATTGTGGAAGATGTTTCTGATGCTCAAGTTAATCAAGTGGTTAGTGGAGCACTGGACCGGCTACATTATGAGCGTGATCCTTGTGTGCAATTTGATGGAGAGAGGAAACTGTGGGTGTATTTGCAcagagaaagagaagaagaggaTTTTGAGGATGACGGGACATCATCGACTAAGAAATGGAAGAGgcaaagaaaagaagcaaatgAGCCATCAGAGCAAGGGTCTGTGACTGTTGCTTTTCATGGGCCGGGAGAACAAAGTGGTTTTGATTTGAGCTCTGATCTAAATATTGAACCGTCATGCACGGATGATGATAAAAAGCCAGAGATTACATACTATGATGCTATGGATAATGTGGAGGAGAATGTTGAGACTTGTCACGGAACTGAACAAGGTGCTGACCACAGCGGTTCTACTCCACTGGTTTGGGACTCTCTTGGCCTGAATCCTCTTCAAGAGAACAATTTGCTATGTCAGGAGAATTCTACTAATGAAGATTTTGACGATGAAATATTCGGCCGAGAGCCACCAGCTTAA
- the LOC113728478 gene encoding kinesin-like protein KIN-5D, whose amino-acid sequence MESQQHRRGGAGGGNGFASVSPSQTPKSSDKAARDLRSGEGSMSGKHDKDKGVNVQVIVRCRPLSDEETRLHTPVVISCNENRREVCAVQNIANKQIDRTFAFDKVFGPTSQQKDLYDQAVWPIVFEVLEGYNCTIFAYGQTGTGKTYTMEGGGRKKNGEFPSDAGVIPRAVKQIFDILETQHAEYNMKVTFLELYNEEITDLLAPEEAPKFLDDKSKKPIALMEDGKGGVFVRGLEEEIVCTANEIYKILEKGSAKRRTAETLLNKQSSRSHSIFSITIHIKECTPEGEEMIKCGKLNLVDLAGSENISRSGAREGRAREAGEINKSLLTLGRVINALVEHSGHIPYRDSKLTRLLRDSLGGKTKTCVIATVSPSIHCLEETLNTLDYAHRAKNIKNKPEINQKMMKSAMIKDLYSEIDRLKQEVYAAREKNGIYIPKDRYLQDEAEKKAMAEKIERMELDVESRDKQFVELQELYKSQQLLTAELSDKLDKTEKMLQETEHALADLEERFRQANATIKEKEYLIANLLKSEKALMERAFDLRTELENAASDVSNLFAKIEHKDKIEDGNRILVQKFQSQLTQQLDILHKTVAASATQQEQQLKDMEEDMQSFVSTKTEATEELRSRLEKLKTMYGSGIESLNSLAGELDGNSQSTFGHLNSQVSEHSSSLTKLFNSIASEADKLLNDLQNSLHGQESKLIAFAQQQREAHQRAVTTTRSIAQITVNFFKTLDAHVSQLGQIVEESQTVNDKQLSDLEKKFEECAANEERQLLEKVAELLASSNVRKKQLVQTAVNGLRQSAATRTDRLQQEMSTMQVATASVEAEWTNYMEQAESQYIEDNGAVESGKKEMEVVLQNCLQKAKLGAQQWSDAQKSLFNLEKRNVDSVDSIVRGGMDANQSLRARFSSAVSSALEDADVASRNLLSSIDHSLQLDNDACGNLDSLIVPCCGELRELKCGHHHKIAEITENAGKCLLEEYLVDQPSSAATPRRRAYNLPSIASIEELRTPAFEELLKSFWDAKTSKQANGDVKQHIVEAASPLKDSRVPLTAIN is encoded by the exons ATGGAATCACAACAACATAGAAGAGGAGGAGCCGGCGGAGGCAATGGCTTCGCATCGGTTTCACCATCCCAAACGCCGAAGTCGAGTGATAAGGCGGCGAGAGATCTACGATCGGGCGAGGGGAGTATGAGTGGGAAGCATGATAAGGATAAAGGCGTCAATGTACAGGTCATTGTCCGGTGCAG GCCGCTGAGTGATGAAGAGACGAGATTGCACACGCCGGTCGTGATATCTTGCAATGAGAACAGAAGAGAAGTGTGTGCTGTCCAGAACATAGCTAATAAGCAAATTGATAGAACGTTTGCTTTTGATAAG GTCTTTGGCCCGACATCCCAGCAAAAGGACTTGTATGATCAGGCTGTTTGGCCTATTGTCTTTGAAGTTTTAGAGGGCTATAACTGCACGATTTTTGCCTATGGGCAGACTGGAACAGGGAAAACTTATACGATGGAGGGAGGAGGAAGGAAAAAG AATGGGGAATTTCCTAGTGATGCAGGTGTAATTCCAAGAGCTGTCAAGCAAATATTTGACATTTTAGAAACTCAGCATGCTGAGTACAATATGAAGGTGACTTTTTTAGAGCTCTACAATGAAGAGATAACAGATCTCTTGGCTCCTGAGGAAGCCCCAAAATTCTTGGATGATAAATCAAAGAAACCAATAGCACTTATGGAGGACGGTAAAGGTGGAGTTTTCGTGAGAGGCTTGGAGGAGGAAATTGTTTGTACTGCAAATGAGATATATAAGATATTAGAGAAAGGTTCTGCTAAAAGGCGTACAGCTGAAACCCTTCTCAACAAACAGAGCAGCCGTTCTCACTCTATATTTTCTATAACTATTCACATAAAGGAATGCACACCTGAAGGGGAGGAAATGATTAAATGCGGGAAACTGAATCTTGTTGACTTGGCTGGTTCTGAGAATATCTCCCGTTCTGGTGCTAGAGAG GGAAGAGCAAGGGAAGCGGGTGAAATCAACAAAAGTTTGCTTACTCTTGGTCGGGTGATAAATGCTTTGGTGGAACACTCTGGTCATATACCATACAG GGATAGCAAACTAACAAGATTACTGAGAGATTCTTTGGGAGGAAAAACAAAGACATGTGTGATTGCCACTGTATCACCCTCCATTCACTGCCTGGAAGAGACGCTCAACACTTTAGATTACGCTCATAGAGCCAAAAACATAAAGAACAAACCAGAG ATTAATCAGAAGATGATGAAATCTGCAATGATTAAAGATCTATACTCTGAAATTGACAGACTGAAGCAAG AGGTGTATGCTGCTAGAGAAAAGAACGGGATTTATATACCAAAAGATCGTTATCTGCAGGATGAAGCCGAGAAAAAG GCAATGGCTGAGAAGATAGAACGCATGGAGCTTGATGTGGAATCCAGGGACAAG CAATTTGTGGAGCTTCAGGAACTTTACAAATCTCAACAGCTATTGACAGCAGAGTTAAGCGACAAACTTGACAAAACTGAg AAAATGCTGCAGGAAACTGAGCATGCTTTGGCTGATCTGGAGGAACGGTTTAGACAAGCTAATGCcacaataaaagaaaaggagtaTCTGATAGCCAATCTTCTGAAGTCTG AGAAAGCACTTATGGAGCGGGCGTTTGATCTTCGAACAGAACTGGAGAATGCTGCATCAGATGTCTCCAATTTGTTTGCTAAGATTG AGCACAAGGACAAAATAGAAGATGGAAACAGAATTCTTGTCCAGAAGTTCCAATCACAGCTAACGCAACAGCTTGACATCTTGCATAAAACTGTGGCAGCTTCAGCCACACAACAAGAGCAACAATTAAAGGATATGGAAGAAGATATGCAGTCTTTTGTATCCACAAAGACAGAG GCTACTGAAGAGCTCCGAAGCCGCCTCGAGAAGTTGAAAACCATGTATGGTTCTGGTATAGAATCTCTTAACAGTTTAGCTGGGGAACTTGATGGGAATTCACAGTCAACTTTTGGACATCTAAATTCTCAGGTCTCTGAGCATTCATCTTCTCTGACTAAG CTTTTCAATAGCATTGCTTCAGAGGCTGATAAACTGCTGAATGATCTTCAAAATAGTCTTCACGGTCAGGAGAGCAAACTAATTGCATTTGCACAGCAGCAACGTGAG GCTCATCAAAGAGCTGTCACGACAACAAGGTCAATTGCTCAAATAACTGTCAACTTTTTCAAAACTTTGGATGCGCATGTTTCACAATTAGGCCAAATTGTAGAAGAATCACAGACAGTCAATGATAAACAATTATCTGATCTAGAAAAGAAGTTTGAG GAGTGTGCTGCCAATGAAGAAAGGCAGCTCTTAGAAAAAGTGGCAGAGCTGCTTGCTAGTTCAAATGTCAGGAAGAAACAACTG GTGCAAACAGCAGTTAATGGCCTCCGCCAGAGTGCAGCCACTAGAACTGATCGATTACAACAGGAGATGTCGACAATGCAAGTTGCAACTGCATCTGTTGAAGCAGAATGGACAAATTACATGGAGCAGGCTGAATCCCAGTATATTGAGGATAATGGTGCTGTGGAAAGTGGGAAAAAGGAAATGGAAGTGGTTCTTCAGAACTG cttgcaaaaggCAAAATTGGGTGCACAACAGTGGAGTGATGCCCAAAAATCCTTGTTCAATTTAGAGAAGAGGAACGTGGATTCTGTCGACAGCATAGTGAG GGGAGGAATGGATGCCAATCAATCTTTACGTGCACGGTTTTCTTCAGCCGTGTCATCCGCCCTTGAAGATGCTGATGTCGCAAGCAGGAATCTCCTTTCTTCTATTGACC ATTCACTGCAACTTGACAACGACGCATGTGGTAATCTTGATTCACTGATTGTTCCTTGCTGCGGTGAGCTGAGGGAACTGAAGTGTGGACATCACCACAAAATTGCGGAAATCACAGAAAATGCAGGAAAATGTCTTCTAGAAGAATACTTG GTCGATCAACCATCCAGCGCTGCTACGCCAAGAAGGAGGGCGTACAATCTTCCAAGTATTGCTTCCATTGAGGAACTCAGAACCCCTGCTTTTGAAGAATTATTGAAGTCCTTTTGGGATGCAAAAACATCAAAGCAAGCAAATGGAGATGTAAAGCAGCATATAGTTGAAGCTGCCTCTCCCTTGAAAGATTCTAGAGTTCCCCTCACTGCTATTAATTAA